From the Deinococcus radiophilus genome, one window contains:
- a CDS encoding alanine/glycine:cation symporter family protein, with the protein MSRLGNFLLALSVAASGLAAATPAAATGLDDRINAALSPISNAVASTVFYSVPIGEASLPLIVVWLLVAAIIFTLYLGFINLSGFRHAIDIVRGKYDNHSNGPGEVSHFQALTAAVSGTVGLGNIAGVAVAISLGGPGATFWMIVAGLLGMTSKFVECTLGVKYRRQNPDGSVSGGPMFYLSRGLAERGLGSLGAVLAVLFAVATIFGSLGGGNMFQSNQTVLQLISITGGDASPLAPYKWLLGIAIALIVGAVIIGGIKSIANVTDKLVPFMAGLYIIGALIVLAMNASAIPAAFASIFSGAFTPQGITGGVIGVLIQGIRRATFSNEAGIGSAAIAHSAVKTDRPVTEGYVSLLEPFIDTVVICTMTALTLVVTGVYTNPDLSGVTMTSAAFGSVIPQMTWFVTLAVILFAISTIITWSYYGTKAVAYLTNENKTAILVYQILFLVATIIGASMDLGAIIDFSDSMIFIMSIPNIIGLYLLMPVVKRELDEYRADLQAGRIQRTG; encoded by the coding sequence ATGAGCAGACTGGGTAACTTTCTCTTGGCGCTGAGCGTCGCTGCTTCCGGCTTGGCTGCGGCAACGCCTGCCGCTGCGACCGGACTGGACGACCGCATCAACGCTGCTCTGTCTCCGATCAGCAACGCGGTAGCCAGTACCGTGTTTTATTCGGTGCCGATTGGCGAGGCATCACTTCCTCTGATCGTGGTGTGGTTGCTGGTGGCGGCCATCATCTTCACGCTGTATCTGGGCTTTATCAACCTCAGTGGCTTTAGACACGCGATTGACATTGTTCGCGGCAAATACGACAACCACTCCAATGGTCCTGGCGAAGTCAGCCACTTTCAGGCACTGACGGCAGCCGTCAGTGGCACGGTGGGCCTGGGCAACATTGCCGGTGTGGCCGTGGCCATCAGCCTGGGGGGACCTGGCGCAACGTTCTGGATGATCGTCGCTGGCCTGCTGGGCATGACCTCCAAATTCGTGGAGTGTACCCTGGGTGTGAAATACCGCCGTCAGAACCCGGACGGCAGCGTTTCGGGCGGCCCGATGTTCTACCTCTCACGCGGTCTGGCTGAGCGCGGTCTGGGGAGCCTGGGTGCTGTGTTGGCCGTATTATTCGCTGTTGCCACCATTTTCGGCAGCTTGGGCGGCGGCAACATGTTCCAGAGCAACCAGACCGTACTGCAGCTGATCTCCATTACGGGCGGCGACGCCAGCCCCCTAGCTCCCTACAAGTGGCTGCTGGGGATTGCCATCGCCCTGATCGTGGGCGCAGTGATTATCGGCGGCATCAAGAGCATCGCGAATGTGACCGATAAGCTGGTGCCGTTCATGGCCGGCCTGTACATCATCGGTGCCCTGATTGTGCTGGCCATGAACGCCAGCGCCATTCCAGCCGCTTTCGCCTCCATCTTCTCTGGTGCCTTCACCCCACAGGGCATCACCGGCGGCGTCATTGGCGTACTGATTCAGGGGATTCGCCGCGCCACCTTCTCCAACGAAGCCGGCATCGGTTCGGCAGCCATCGCTCACTCGGCCGTGAAGACGGACCGTCCTGTGACTGAAGGTTATGTTTCTCTGCTGGAGCCGTTCATTGATACTGTCGTTATCTGCACCATGACGGCACTCACCCTGGTCGTCACTGGCGTGTACACCAACCCCGACCTGTCGGGCGTCACCATGACCAGCGCCGCTTTCGGCAGCGTGATCCCTCAGATGACCTGGTTCGTGACCCTGGCTGTTATCCTGTTCGCGATCAGCACCATCATCACCTGGTCCTACTACGGCACCAAGGCCGTGGCTTACCTGACCAACGAGAACAAGACGGCCATCCTGGTCTACCAAATCCTGTTCCTGGTGGCGACGATCATCGGTGCCAGCATGGACCTGGGCGCGATCATCGACTTCTCCGACTCCATGATCTTCATCATGTCCATCCCCAACATCATCGGTCTGTACCTGCTGATGCCAGTGGTCAAGCGTGAACTGGACGAGTACCGCGCTGACCTGCAGGCCGGACGTATTCAGCGCACTGGCTGA
- a CDS encoding bifunctional 5,10-methylenetetrahydrofolate dehydrogenase/5,10-methenyltetrahydrofolate cyclohydrolase, with protein MTTSDTVLLKGRPLADQVTSQVRAVMKDWAAEGFRPKLVSVLASDDPASLVYAESKAHRAERLGVTYGLMDLGANASQDELQDTLQQLSADSSVHGIMLEFPLAPGLDAGDAFLHLTRRKDIEGLTPANLSRVAAGQEHAALLPPTPRSVRYFLRQAFNDDLHGLRIAVIGPGRTVGRPLIWMLNNAGATVTVINQHSRDVAEVLRPQDAVVVAVGVRGLLTPEQVQPHQVVVDAGINVTDSGVVGDAAPEVADKVRAITPVPGGVGPLTSALMYQNLVRAVQLQRGEEPVDFVIDLGCRKALD; from the coding sequence ATGACAACTTCAGATACGGTACTGCTGAAAGGTAGGCCCCTCGCCGATCAGGTCACTTCCCAGGTCCGTGCCGTCATGAAGGACTGGGCCGCCGAGGGATTTCGTCCCAAGCTGGTGAGTGTACTGGCTTCGGATGATCCGGCGTCGCTGGTCTATGCCGAGAGCAAAGCCCACCGCGCCGAACGGCTGGGCGTCACTTATGGCCTGATGGACCTGGGTGCAAACGCTTCCCAAGACGAGTTGCAAGACACCTTGCAGCAGCTCTCGGCGGACAGTTCGGTTCACGGCATCATGCTGGAATTCCCGCTGGCACCGGGACTGGATGCTGGGGACGCCTTCTTGCACCTGACCCGCCGCAAGGACATTGAGGGCCTGACTCCGGCCAACCTCTCGCGGGTGGCCGCCGGCCAGGAACATGCCGCCCTGCTGCCCCCCACGCCCAGGTCGGTCCGCTATTTCCTGCGGCAGGCTTTCAATGACGATCTACATGGGCTCCGAATCGCCGTGATCGGGCCGGGCCGCACGGTGGGCCGCCCGCTGATCTGGATGCTGAACAATGCGGGCGCGACTGTGACGGTCATCAATCAGCACAGCCGTGATGTGGCCGAAGTGTTGCGCCCTCAGGACGCAGTGGTGGTGGCGGTGGGCGTACGTGGCCTGCTAACGCCGGAGCAGGTCCAGCCCCATCAGGTGGTGGTGGACGCCGGCATTAACGTGACCGACAGTGGAGTGGTGGGCGACGCAGCCCCTGAGGTGGCCGATAAGGTGCGGGCCATCACTCCAGTGCCGGGTGGCGTAGGTCCACTGACCAGTGCCCTGATGTACCAGAACCTGGTGCGGGCCGTACAACTGCAGCGCGGCGAGGAACCGGTAGACTTTGTCATTGACCTGGGGTGCCGTAAAGCTCTGGACTAA